A section of the Kribbella sp. HUAS MG21 genome encodes:
- a CDS encoding GH1 family beta-glucosidase, which translates to MSTTSVSGAEELAAGFPAGFRWGVATSSYQIEGAVAADGRTPSIWDTFCRVPGAIDNGDTGDVACDHYHRMPADVALIKDLGLDTYRFSVAWPRVQPRGKGPVNPAGLGFYDRLVDELLAQGIDPWVTLYHWDLPQELEDAGGWPVRDTAYRFAEYAMLVFDALKDRVNTWTTLNEPWCSAMLGYAYGLHAPGRREYPAAIAAVHHLLLGHGLATQEMRAAAPRKLDIGITLNVATAYPASDAAPDVEAARRADGMGRRIYLDPLVHGRYPADVVADLEREGAALPVEDGDLEIISAPIDVLGVNYYFSQKFTGYAEDGSTADANGLPITRDVPLGRPRTAMDWEIVPEGFTDLLLSIARDYPNLPMVVTENGSAFDDVPDEHGYVEDTDRTAYFTSHLTAVADAITQAADIRGYLAWSLLDNFEWAYGYAKRFGIVRVDYNTQTRTPKASAHYLKDLATRHRAGQ; encoded by the coding sequence ATGAGTACAACTTCAGTCTCGGGGGCGGAGGAGCTGGCCGCGGGGTTCCCGGCCGGGTTCCGCTGGGGCGTCGCGACGTCGTCGTACCAGATCGAAGGGGCGGTGGCCGCGGACGGCCGGACGCCGTCGATCTGGGACACGTTCTGCCGGGTGCCGGGCGCGATCGACAACGGCGACACCGGCGACGTCGCCTGCGACCACTACCACCGGATGCCGGCCGACGTCGCGCTGATCAAGGACCTGGGTCTGGACACCTACCGGTTCTCGGTGGCGTGGCCGCGGGTGCAGCCGCGCGGCAAGGGCCCGGTGAATCCGGCGGGGCTCGGGTTCTACGACCGGCTCGTCGACGAGTTGCTTGCCCAGGGCATCGACCCGTGGGTGACGCTGTACCACTGGGACCTGCCGCAGGAGCTCGAGGACGCGGGCGGCTGGCCGGTGCGCGACACGGCGTACCGGTTCGCGGAGTACGCGATGCTGGTGTTCGACGCGCTCAAGGACCGGGTGAACACCTGGACGACGCTCAACGAGCCGTGGTGCTCGGCGATGCTCGGGTACGCGTACGGCCTGCACGCACCGGGGCGGCGCGAGTACCCGGCCGCGATCGCCGCGGTGCACCACCTGCTGCTCGGGCACGGACTCGCGACGCAGGAGATGCGGGCGGCGGCGCCGCGCAAGCTCGACATCGGCATCACGCTGAACGTCGCCACCGCGTACCCGGCCAGCGATGCGGCACCGGACGTGGAGGCGGCCCGGCGCGCGGACGGCATGGGCCGGCGGATCTACCTCGACCCGCTCGTCCACGGCCGCTACCCCGCCGACGTCGTCGCGGACCTGGAGCGGGAAGGCGCCGCGCTGCCGGTCGAGGACGGCGACCTGGAGATCATCTCGGCGCCGATCGACGTGCTCGGCGTGAACTACTACTTCAGCCAGAAGTTCACCGGGTACGCCGAGGACGGCAGCACCGCCGACGCGAACGGCCTGCCGATCACCCGCGACGTACCGCTCGGCCGGCCGCGGACCGCGATGGACTGGGAGATTGTCCCGGAAGGCTTCACCGACCTCCTGCTCAGCATCGCCCGCGACTACCCGAACCTCCCGATGGTCGTCACCGAGAACGGCTCCGCCTTCGACGACGTCCCCGACGAGCACGGCTACGTCGAGGACACCGACCGCACGGCGTACTTCACCTCCCACCTCACCGCGGTCGCCGACGCCATCACCCAGGCCGCCGACATCCGCGGCTACCTGGCCTGGTCCCTCCTCGACAACTTCGAATGGGCCTACGGCTACGCCAAACGCTTCGGCATAGTCCGCGTCGACTACAACACCCAAACCCGCACCCCCAAGGCCAGCGCCCACTACTTGAAGGACCTGGCCACCCGCCACCGGGCGGGCCAATAG
- a CDS encoding ABC transporter ATP-binding protein, with product MRAPVLEIKNFHVDYGLGDEAVQAVRDVTLTLHRGEVLGLAGESGSGKSTLAYGVTRLLPPPGVISGGSVVYHPASGDPYDVMTLDDAELRQFRWAETSIVFQGAMNSLNPVHKVSTQMLDVIKAHEPQLSPQARTARAQEMLKLVGISADRMDAYPHQLSGGMRQRVMIGMALVLEPQVVIMDEPTTALDVVMQRQILAQLVELRERLGFSVLFITHDLSLLVEFSDRIAIMYGGRIVEEASSGALYKDSLHPYSEGLLKSFPALRGERRELSGIPGSPPDLRGMPSGCSFHPRCPQAFDRCSAEIPVLGIPSARNDPNRSVACWLPGRTA from the coding sequence GTGAGGGCGCCGGTGCTGGAGATCAAGAACTTCCACGTCGACTACGGTCTCGGTGACGAAGCCGTGCAGGCCGTCCGGGACGTCACGCTGACGTTGCACCGTGGCGAAGTACTCGGGCTGGCCGGTGAGAGCGGCAGCGGGAAGTCGACGCTGGCGTACGGCGTGACGCGGCTGCTGCCGCCGCCCGGGGTGATCAGCGGCGGGTCGGTGGTCTACCACCCGGCGTCAGGCGATCCGTACGACGTGATGACGCTGGACGACGCGGAGCTGCGGCAGTTCCGCTGGGCGGAGACGTCGATCGTGTTCCAGGGCGCGATGAACTCGCTGAACCCGGTGCACAAGGTCTCCACCCAGATGCTCGACGTGATCAAGGCGCACGAGCCGCAACTGTCGCCGCAGGCCCGGACGGCGCGGGCTCAGGAAATGCTGAAACTCGTCGGGATTTCCGCGGACCGGATGGACGCGTACCCCCACCAGCTGTCCGGCGGCATGCGGCAGCGGGTGATGATCGGGATGGCGCTCGTCCTCGAGCCGCAGGTTGTCATCATGGACGAGCCGACCACCGCGCTGGACGTGGTGATGCAGCGGCAGATCCTCGCGCAGCTCGTCGAACTGCGCGAGCGGCTCGGGTTCTCGGTGCTGTTCATCACCCACGACCTGTCGCTGCTGGTCGAGTTCTCGGACCGGATCGCGATCATGTACGGCGGCCGGATCGTCGAGGAGGCCTCGTCCGGGGCGCTGTACAAGGACTCCCTGCATCCCTACAGCGAAGGCCTGCTCAAGTCGTTCCCCGCGCTGCGCGGCGAGCGGCGCGAGCTGTCCGGGATCCCTGGTTCACCTCCCGACCTGCGGGGGATGCCGTCCGGGTGCTCTTTCCACCCGCGGTGTCCGCAAGCGTTCGACCGTTGCTCGGCCGAGATCCCCGTGCTGGGAATCCCATCGGCCCGCAACGACCCCAACCGTTCGGTCGCGTGCTGGCTTCCGGGCCGCACCGCTTAG
- a CDS encoding ABC transporter permease: MSAPATTITAVTPEGPEVEVAPAKRRRLRFVANPKAATGLIVLAFFCLIAVIGPWIAPYDPSARSSDLIQPPSGKHWFGTTHLGQDIFSQVLVGTRGVMFVGLLAGLVATALSILIGVSAGFLGGAADDGLSALSNVFLVIPALPLIIIVASTIPSAGDLMVALVIGLTSWAWGARVLRAQTLSLRRRDYVEAARATGESTWRLITFEIMPNLTAIIASGFVGTVIFAVMSEITLAFIGISTISEWNWGTILFWAQSQQALAQGAWWWFVPAGLAIAILGTALSLVNFGIDEFVSPRLRSSGHTKVKTNDGRSVRMRVGFTPVLGAPAEPVTPVVRRREEEVA; the protein is encoded by the coding sequence ATGTCGGCACCAGCCACCACCATCACAGCTGTCACACCCGAAGGGCCCGAGGTCGAGGTCGCGCCGGCGAAACGCCGCCGGTTGCGGTTCGTCGCGAACCCGAAGGCCGCGACCGGGCTGATCGTGCTCGCGTTCTTCTGCCTGATCGCGGTCATCGGCCCGTGGATCGCGCCGTACGACCCGTCGGCGCGCAGCAGCGACCTGATCCAGCCGCCGTCCGGCAAGCACTGGTTCGGTACGACGCACCTCGGGCAGGACATCTTCAGCCAGGTCCTCGTCGGCACCCGCGGGGTGATGTTCGTCGGGCTGCTCGCCGGGCTCGTTGCGACCGCGCTGTCGATCCTGATCGGGGTCAGCGCGGGCTTCCTGGGCGGGGCCGCGGACGACGGGCTGTCCGCGCTGTCCAACGTTTTCCTGGTCATTCCGGCGCTGCCGCTGATCATCATCGTGGCCTCGACGATCCCGTCGGCCGGCGACCTGATGGTTGCCCTGGTCATCGGTCTCACCTCGTGGGCCTGGGGCGCCCGGGTGCTGCGGGCGCAGACGCTGTCGCTGCGCCGCCGGGACTACGTGGAGGCCGCGCGGGCCACCGGGGAGAGCACCTGGCGGCTGATCACCTTCGAGATCATGCCGAACCTGACCGCGATCATCGCCTCCGGTTTCGTCGGCACGGTGATCTTCGCGGTGATGTCCGAGATCACGCTGGCCTTCATCGGGATCTCGACGATCTCGGAGTGGAACTGGGGCACGATCCTGTTCTGGGCGCAGTCGCAGCAGGCACTGGCCCAGGGGGCGTGGTGGTGGTTCGTCCCGGCCGGGCTGGCGATCGCGATCCTCGGGACCGCGCTGTCGCTGGTCAACTTCGGGATCGACGAGTTCGTGAGCCCGCGGCTGCGGAGCAGCGGCCATACCAAGGTGAAGACCAATGACGGCCGCTCGGTGCGGATGCGGGTCGGGTTCACGCCGGTCCTCGGCGCACCGGCCGAGCCGGTGACTCCCGTCGTACGCCGTCGTGAGGAGGAGGTCGCGTGA
- a CDS encoding ABC transporter permease translates to MKFLLQRLAFYVFTAWAALTINFFIPRMIPGDPVTSLINKFQGQLSTEAINSLYVLFGLDKNASLWGQYVDYWGQVFRGDLGLSFTFFPTPVSEILQQSLPWTIALVGITTFASFMIGTALGVLAGWRRGSLMDGLLPVTTFLSSIPYFWLGLLAITLLAGPDSFFPSSGGYEPGLVPSWNGEFIGSAVQHSLLPAITILISSVSGWILTMRNMMVTVASEDYITVAHAKGLPERRVMVSYAARNALLPNVSGFALSLGFIVGGTLLVEIVFSYPGIGYNLFQAVGAKDYPLMQGVFLVITLSVLVANLLADVAYLLLDPRTRKEG, encoded by the coding sequence GTGAAGTTCCTCCTGCAGCGCCTGGCGTTCTACGTCTTCACCGCGTGGGCCGCGCTGACCATCAACTTCTTCATCCCGCGGATGATCCCGGGCGACCCGGTGACGTCGCTGATCAACAAGTTCCAGGGGCAGCTGAGCACCGAGGCGATCAACTCGCTGTACGTGCTGTTCGGCCTGGACAAGAACGCGTCGCTGTGGGGTCAGTACGTCGACTACTGGGGCCAGGTGTTCCGCGGCGACCTCGGGCTGTCGTTCACGTTCTTCCCGACGCCGGTTTCGGAGATCCTGCAGCAGAGCCTGCCGTGGACGATCGCACTGGTCGGCATCACGACATTCGCCAGCTTCATGATCGGTACGGCGCTCGGCGTGCTGGCCGGGTGGCGCCGCGGGTCGCTGATGGACGGACTGTTGCCGGTGACAACGTTCCTGTCGTCGATCCCCTACTTCTGGCTCGGGCTGCTGGCGATCACGCTGCTGGCCGGACCGGACAGCTTCTTCCCGTCGTCCGGCGGCTACGAGCCCGGTCTGGTGCCTTCGTGGAACGGCGAGTTCATCGGGAGCGCTGTGCAGCACAGCCTGCTGCCGGCGATCACGATCCTGATCTCGTCGGTCAGCGGCTGGATCCTGACGATGCGGAACATGATGGTGACGGTGGCGTCGGAGGACTACATCACCGTCGCGCACGCGAAAGGCCTGCCGGAGCGCCGGGTCATGGTCAGCTACGCGGCGCGGAACGCCCTGCTGCCGAACGTCTCCGGCTTCGCGCTGTCGCTCGGCTTCATCGTCGGCGGGACGCTGCTGGTCGAGATCGTCTTCTCCTACCCGGGGATCGGCTACAACCTGTTCCAGGCCGTCGGCGCCAAGGACTACCCGCTGATGCAGGGCGTGTTCCTGGTGATCACGCTCTCGGTGCTGGTGGCCAACCTGCTGGCCGACGTGGCGTACCTGCTCCTCGACCCGCGCACCCGGAAGGAGGGCTGA
- a CDS encoding ABC transporter ATP-binding protein, whose amino-acid sequence MTVTDTEVVLEADGLTKHFPVRRGIRDLLSREHKVVHAVDDVRLTLRRGRVTALVGESGSGKSTVARLLAQLYGRTSGDIRLHGESVTVHGGRKFRAYARRVQMIFQDPFASLNPTHTVRYHLTRSLRIHGREGDLEQNLRDLLVQVQLTPPERYLDKFPHELSGGQRQRVSIARALGADPEALLADEPVSMLDVSIRLGVLNLLRDLKERLNLAILYITHDIASARYFADETLVMYAGRMVEGGDSETVTQNPAHPYTRLLIESAPDPDRLGQLSTPEDQAGGEPPSLIAPPTGCRFNPRCVHAMPKCSTELPPRFELPTQGHWAACWLYEEGTAQ is encoded by the coding sequence ATGACGGTCACCGACACCGAGGTGGTCCTGGAGGCCGACGGCCTCACCAAGCACTTCCCGGTACGGCGGGGAATCCGTGACCTGCTGTCCCGCGAACACAAGGTCGTGCACGCGGTCGACGACGTACGGCTGACGCTGCGCCGCGGCCGGGTGACCGCGCTGGTCGGCGAGTCCGGCTCCGGGAAGTCGACCGTCGCGCGACTGCTCGCGCAGCTGTACGGCCGCACGTCAGGTGACATCCGCCTGCACGGGGAGTCGGTCACGGTGCACGGCGGCCGGAAGTTCCGTGCGTACGCGCGCCGCGTGCAGATGATCTTCCAGGACCCGTTCGCCTCGCTGAACCCGACGCACACCGTGCGGTACCACCTCACCCGGTCGCTGCGGATCCACGGCCGCGAGGGCGACCTCGAGCAGAACCTGCGCGACCTCCTGGTGCAGGTCCAGCTCACTCCCCCGGAGCGCTACCTGGACAAGTTCCCGCACGAACTGTCCGGCGGCCAGCGCCAGCGGGTCTCGATCGCGCGCGCGCTCGGCGCCGATCCCGAGGCGCTGCTCGCGGACGAGCCGGTGTCGATGCTCGACGTGTCGATCCGGCTCGGCGTCCTGAACCTGCTGCGTGACCTCAAGGAGCGGCTGAACCTCGCCATCCTCTACATCACCCACGACATCGCCTCGGCCCGGTACTTCGCCGACGAGACGCTGGTGATGTACGCCGGGCGCATGGTCGAGGGCGGCGACTCCGAGACCGTCACGCAGAACCCGGCGCACCCATACACCCGGCTGCTGATCGAGAGCGCGCCGGACCCGGACCGGCTCGGCCAGCTGAGCACCCCCGAGGACCAGGCCGGCGGTGAGCCGCCGAGCCTGATCGCGCCACCCACCGGCTGCCGGTTCAACCCGCGCTGCGTGCACGCGATGCCGAAGTGCTCGACCGAGCTCCCGCCCCGCTTCGAGCTCCCGACCCAGGGTCACTGGGCCGCCTGCTGGCTCTACGAGGAAGGAACGGCGCAGTGA
- a CDS encoding ABC transporter substrate-binding protein encodes MRARRTVALALTGLLAAVTLAACSSGDGNTGSTGNGSGGGATVLNVGMPNGPQTENHNPFLGSSSGASLGYRWMIFEPLVMINGIKPTEPGKPWLATEWKWEANFTKLSLTVRDGVKFSDGKPMTAEDVAYSFQIRKDNEGLNSDAIPYGTITVSGNKVDLTFTRSQFVNQNKILTVFVIPKHQWSAIKDPSQDTLKSPIGTGPYTIKSFTPQTTTLTLRDSYWQELPKVKELRYTSYNDNNAQTTALANGSSEWSFVFVPNVKAVYQDKDPKNHKLWFPANLGIHGLWINTTRKPFDNPALRRAMDKVINRDDIFLQGEAGYFYPKVESITGIPTPAGESFIAPEFKDKKHSVDVEAAKKELADAGFKLEGDVLKDPTGKPVTITLTDPAGWSDYITDLEIIKDNLSTIGIKATVDKANQDAWFKAFDEGTFDAGMHWTNGGATPYDIYQNIMDGKILKPVGKGGVSGNYGRFNSPEATKALDQYANASDDATRTTALNTLQKIMVEQMPVIPTSASNVGGLYSTKNWTGWPDEQNQYAPAQPTQQNALQIVLNLKPAGSQ; translated from the coding sequence ATGCGAGCACGACGGACAGTCGCGCTGGCCCTGACGGGCCTGCTCGCGGCAGTCACGCTGGCTGCCTGCAGCAGCGGGGACGGGAACACCGGCAGCACCGGGAACGGCTCGGGCGGTGGCGCCACCGTCCTGAACGTCGGGATGCCCAACGGGCCGCAGACCGAGAACCACAACCCGTTCCTCGGCTCCTCCTCGGGCGCCTCGCTGGGCTACCGCTGGATGATCTTCGAGCCGCTGGTGATGATCAACGGGATCAAGCCGACCGAGCCCGGCAAGCCGTGGCTGGCGACCGAGTGGAAGTGGGAGGCCAACTTCACCAAGCTGTCGCTGACCGTCCGCGACGGCGTGAAGTTCTCCGACGGCAAGCCGATGACCGCCGAGGACGTGGCGTACTCCTTCCAGATCCGCAAGGACAACGAGGGCCTGAACTCCGACGCGATCCCGTACGGCACGATCACCGTGTCCGGGAACAAGGTCGACCTGACCTTCACCCGGTCGCAGTTCGTCAACCAGAACAAGATCCTGACCGTGTTCGTGATCCCGAAGCACCAGTGGTCGGCGATCAAGGACCCGAGCCAGGACACCCTGAAGAGCCCGATCGGCACCGGCCCGTACACGATCAAGTCGTTCACCCCGCAGACCACCACGCTGACGCTGCGCGACTCGTACTGGCAAGAGCTGCCGAAGGTCAAGGAGCTGCGGTACACGTCGTACAACGACAACAACGCGCAGACCACCGCGCTGGCGAACGGCTCGTCGGAGTGGAGCTTCGTCTTCGTGCCGAACGTGAAGGCCGTCTACCAGGACAAGGACCCGAAGAACCACAAGCTGTGGTTCCCGGCGAACCTCGGCATCCACGGCCTGTGGATCAACACCACCCGCAAGCCGTTCGACAACCCGGCGCTGCGGCGGGCGATGGACAAGGTGATCAACCGCGACGACATCTTCCTGCAGGGTGAGGCGGGGTACTTCTACCCGAAGGTCGAGTCGATCACCGGCATCCCGACGCCGGCGGGTGAGTCCTTCATCGCGCCGGAGTTCAAGGACAAGAAGCACTCCGTCGACGTCGAGGCCGCGAAGAAGGAGCTCGCGGACGCCGGCTTCAAGCTCGAGGGCGACGTGCTGAAGGACCCGACCGGCAAGCCGGTGACGATCACGCTGACCGACCCGGCCGGCTGGTCGGACTACATCACCGACCTGGAGATCATCAAGGACAACCTGTCCACGATCGGGATCAAGGCGACCGTCGACAAGGCCAACCAGGACGCCTGGTTCAAGGCCTTCGACGAGGGCACCTTCGACGCCGGGATGCACTGGACCAACGGCGGCGCGACGCCGTACGACATCTACCAGAACATCATGGACGGCAAGATCCTGAAGCCGGTCGGCAAGGGCGGCGTGAGCGGCAACTACGGCCGGTTCAACAGCCCGGAGGCCACCAAGGCGCTCGACCAGTACGCGAACGCCTCCGACGACGCGACCCGCACCACCGCGCTGAACACGCTGCAGAAGATCATGGTCGAGCAGATGCCGGTCATCCCGACCTCGGCGTCCAACGTCGGCGGGCTCTACAGCACCAAGAACTGGACCGGCTGGCCCGACGAGCAGAACCAGTACGCGCCGGCGCAGCCGACGCAGCAGAACGCTCTGCAGATCGTCCTGAACCTGAAGCCGGCCGGCAGCCAGTGA
- a CDS encoding LacI family DNA-binding transcriptional regulator translates to MSITIADVAARAGVSKTTVSRVLNGKGELDLRTAERVRQVIEELGYVPSARAVGLARGRTRIVGMLVPSLTWPWMGEVLQGAVDVVESEGYGLLLFTFNRGAESMQQFASQVSAQSFDGLLVIEPEGTLTYIEQLHARGLPVVLIDDRAKRPQFPSVATTNYAGGESAGRHLLELGRRRPLVITGVERFGCTQERLDGFRAVYAEAGVELDPRLVFEGDFTHESGRRGVQYALDERLEFDAIFAHNDLSAGGAVQAVRETGRNVPNDVSVVGFDDIPYAEHTEPPLTTVHQPMRQMGQAAARMLMGYFGGTPLPDEPQVLPTTLIVRSSTAPLSRPRTRTSAPKRHPAARSRR, encoded by the coding sequence GTGTCCATCACCATCGCCGATGTCGCGGCCCGGGCCGGCGTCAGCAAGACCACCGTCTCGCGCGTCCTCAACGGCAAGGGCGAGCTGGACCTGCGGACCGCCGAGCGGGTCCGGCAGGTGATCGAGGAGCTCGGCTACGTGCCGAGCGCCCGCGCCGTCGGCCTCGCCCGCGGCCGCACCCGGATCGTCGGGATGCTGGTCCCGTCGCTCACCTGGCCCTGGATGGGCGAGGTGCTGCAGGGCGCGGTCGACGTGGTCGAGAGCGAGGGGTACGGCCTGCTGCTGTTCACCTTCAACCGGGGTGCGGAGTCGATGCAGCAGTTCGCGTCCCAGGTCTCGGCGCAGTCGTTCGACGGCCTGCTGGTGATCGAGCCGGAGGGCACGCTCACCTACATCGAGCAACTCCACGCGCGCGGCCTCCCGGTGGTCCTGATCGACGACCGCGCCAAACGCCCGCAGTTCCCGTCCGTCGCCACCACCAACTACGCCGGCGGCGAGTCCGCCGGCCGGCACCTGCTGGAGCTCGGTCGTCGCCGGCCACTGGTGATCACCGGCGTCGAGCGCTTCGGCTGCACCCAGGAACGCCTCGACGGTTTCCGCGCGGTCTACGCGGAGGCCGGCGTCGAACTCGACCCGCGGCTCGTGTTCGAGGGCGACTTCACCCACGAGAGCGGACGCCGCGGCGTCCAGTACGCGCTCGACGAGCGACTCGAGTTCGACGCGATCTTCGCGCACAACGACCTGTCCGCCGGCGGCGCCGTCCAGGCCGTCCGGGAGACCGGGCGGAACGTGCCGAACGACGTGTCCGTGGTCGGGTTCGACGACATCCCGTACGCCGAGCACACCGAGCCGCCGCTGACCACGGTGCACCAGCCGATGCGCCAGATGGGTCAGGCCGCGGCCCGGATGCTGATGGGCTACTTCGGCGGCACCCCGCTGCCCGACGAGCCCCAAGTGCTGCCGACGACGCTGATCGTCCGCAGTTCAACCGCCCCACTGAGTCGACCAAGAACGCGGACTTCCGCCCCGAAGCGACACCCCGCGGCCCGGTCCCGCCGCTAG
- a CDS encoding ROK family transcriptional regulator, whose protein sequence is MEVRRTTVRDMRRSNRSVILTCIYREGPLSRQELTVRTSLSAASVSNLVAELIAEGVVEEAGSVESEGGRPRVLLRVAQEFRYVAGAEVGETRVRVELFDLAMNVLARADHPISSPTPAEVVKHVLEGLSSVVAASGVRTERILGLGVAVSGVVEDNAVVDAQTLGWDAVPLAAMLAEGTEIPVHVDNGANMLGQAEMWFGAGRGATDAVVALVGSGVGSALVAGGSSYRGARSSAGEWGHMTIEYGGRRCRCGALGCLEAYVGAEGVLDRYRLAGGSADGDEEAAFVEVLEAASSGVEPAATVVSDTIGYLAAGFANLVNLVNPERIVLGGWAGLLLGEQYLDELRAEVGKHALRRPYEQVSIVLCELGRDAVALGAATLPVVRLLRDGGAVR, encoded by the coding sequence ATGGAAGTACGCCGGACGACGGTGCGCGACATGCGCCGGTCCAACCGCTCGGTGATCCTCACCTGCATCTACCGCGAGGGACCGCTGAGCCGCCAGGAGCTGACCGTCCGGACCTCGCTGAGCGCCGCGAGCGTGAGCAACCTGGTCGCCGAGCTGATCGCCGAGGGGGTCGTCGAGGAGGCCGGCTCGGTCGAGTCCGAGGGCGGCCGGCCGCGCGTCCTGTTGCGGGTGGCGCAGGAGTTCCGGTACGTCGCCGGCGCCGAGGTCGGGGAGACCCGGGTCCGGGTCGAGCTCTTCGACCTGGCAATGAACGTGCTCGCCCGCGCGGACCATCCGATCAGCTCGCCGACGCCCGCGGAGGTCGTGAAGCACGTCCTGGAAGGGCTTTCGAGCGTGGTCGCCGCGTCGGGCGTGCGGACGGAGCGGATCCTCGGCCTCGGGGTCGCGGTCTCGGGGGTGGTCGAGGACAACGCGGTCGTGGATGCCCAGACGCTCGGCTGGGACGCCGTACCGCTCGCGGCGATGCTTGCCGAGGGCACCGAGATTCCGGTGCACGTGGACAACGGCGCGAACATGCTCGGGCAGGCGGAGATGTGGTTCGGCGCCGGGCGGGGTGCGACCGACGCGGTGGTCGCGCTGGTCGGCTCAGGTGTCGGTTCCGCCTTGGTGGCGGGCGGATCCAGCTACCGCGGCGCGCGCAGCAGTGCGGGCGAGTGGGGCCACATGACGATCGAGTACGGCGGCCGGCGGTGCCGCTGCGGCGCGCTCGGCTGCCTGGAGGCGTACGTCGGCGCGGAAGGCGTCCTGGACCGGTACCGGCTCGCCGGCGGGTCCGCCGACGGTGACGAGGAGGCCGCCTTCGTCGAGGTGCTCGAGGCGGCGTCGAGTGGCGTCGAGCCGGCCGCGACCGTGGTCAGCGACACGATCGGCTACCTGGCCGCGGGATTCGCGAACCTGGTGAACCTCGTCAACCCCGAGCGGATCGTGCTCGGCGGCTGGGCGGGGCTGTTGCTGGGGGAGCAGTACCTGGACGAACTCCGCGCCGAGGTGGGCAAGCACGCGCTGCGGCGGCCGTACGAGCAAGTGTCGATCGTGCTGTGCGAACTGGGCCGCGACGCCGTAGCACTCGGCGCCGCGACCCTCCCCGTAGTACGCCTGCTTCGTGACGGTGGCGCAGTACGTTAG